One region of Flavobacterium pisciphilum genomic DNA includes:
- a CDS encoding L-serine ammonia-lyase — MEECISVFDMLKIGVGPSSSHTLGPWRAAERFLAELKSENLFSQITRVKVDLYGSLSLTGKGHATDLAVMLGLSGQDPEYIPINDIAGIIKSIEETNTIVLGNEITIPFFFLQDIVFNKEFLPFHANGLKFTAYDQNDSEYESIFYSIGGGFVVKEERENAKIKSEIKCAFPFPIQNAAELLNYTVTQNKSISEIVYENEKSMRSEEFINNELMRIWNTMLECMYIGCHSEGILPGGLNVRRRAFDMHQNLIGLSNYNSPQTWLEEIRKTEVKFRQILKWVSCFALAVNEVNAALGRVVTAPTNGSAGVIPAVLMYYLVIENHNAGEKEIKQFLMVAGEIGSIFKKGSTISAAMGGCQAEIGVSSSMAAAALCELMGGTPAQVLMAAEIAMEHHLGLTCDPIGGLVQIPCIERNTMGAIKAINAAELALETDSKNAKVPLDKVIDTMWQTAKDMNSKYKETSEGGLAIAVNMADC, encoded by the coding sequence ATGGAAGAATGTATATCGGTTTTTGATATGCTTAAGATTGGTGTAGGACCTTCAAGTTCGCACACTCTAGGACCTTGGCGTGCAGCAGAACGTTTTCTTGCTGAATTAAAAAGTGAAAATCTGTTTTCTCAAATCACTCGTGTAAAAGTAGATTTGTATGGTTCTCTTTCCTTAACCGGAAAAGGACATGCTACAGATCTAGCAGTTATGTTAGGATTAAGCGGTCAAGATCCCGAATATATCCCAATAAATGATATTGCTGGAATTATCAAATCTATCGAAGAAACCAATACAATTGTACTTGGAAACGAGATTACAATTCCGTTTTTCTTTTTGCAAGACATTGTTTTTAATAAAGAGTTCTTGCCTTTTCATGCTAATGGTTTAAAATTTACAGCTTACGACCAAAATGATTCTGAGTATGAATCTATTTTCTATTCTATTGGAGGAGGCTTTGTAGTAAAAGAAGAGCGTGAAAATGCTAAAATTAAATCGGAGATAAAATGTGCTTTTCCATTTCCTATACAAAACGCTGCAGAACTTTTAAATTATACCGTTACTCAAAACAAATCCATTTCGGAAATTGTTTATGAGAATGAAAAATCAATGCGTTCCGAAGAATTCATTAATAACGAATTAATGCGTATTTGGAATACAATGCTAGAATGCATGTATATTGGTTGTCACTCTGAAGGAATACTTCCGGGTGGATTAAATGTACGTCGTAGAGCATTTGATATGCATCAAAACCTCATCGGTTTATCTAACTACAATTCTCCACAAACATGGTTAGAAGAAATAAGAAAAACCGAAGTTAAATTTCGTCAAATCCTAAAATGGGTAAGCTGCTTTGCACTTGCAGTAAACGAAGTAAACGCTGCATTAGGTCGTGTAGTAACTGCACCAACTAATGGAAGTGCTGGTGTAATTCCTGCCGTTTTAATGTATTATTTAGTAATCGAAAATCATAACGCAGGCGAAAAAGAAATCAAACAATTCTTGATGGTAGCTGGCGAAATAGGAAGTATATTCAAAAAAGGGTCTACAATTTCTGCCGCAATGGGTGGTTGTCAAGCTGAAATTGGTGTTTCATCATCAATGGCTGCAGCAGCACTTTGCGAACTAATGGGCGGAACTCCTGCACAAGTTTTAATGGCTGCCGAAATCGCTATGGAACATCACTTAGGTTTAACCTGCGATCCTATCGGAGGCTTAGTTCAGATTCCGTGTATCGAAAGAAACACAATGGGAGCAATAAAAGCTATCAACGCAGCTGAATTAGCTCTAGAAACTGATTCAAAAAATGCAAAAGTGCCTCTTGATAAAGTTATCGATACTATGTGGCAAACTGCAAAAGATATGAATTCAAAATATAAAGAAACTTCTGAAGGAGGATTAGCAATTGCTGTGAATATGGCGGATTGTTAA
- a CDS encoding ATP-binding protein, which translates to MKIKTKLNLGVGLLFLMIIILSLVSAFYIFLIKEDTENILKANYNTLEYSRNMLTSLDVANDTENKSIVFFKDNLTKQIANVTENGEDKATRNLQESFNKLENNWNNETLKSQVRQDIFAIMKLNMDAMKLKGDIAKKTAETANFSIAIVGTLCFLIAFNLLINLPNNIANPIKELTESIKQIANKNYLERVHFLNHNEFGDLAKSFNTMAEKLKEYHDSNLYKLSFEKKRLETLINNMHDPIIGLDNQGTVLFVNDEALKIIGMKSEEVIGELATTLALKNDLMKSLIINDMESTKAHPMKIFADGKESYFDKEKVNIAITPTGEDESINIGEVIILRNITLFKELDFAKTNFIATVSHELKTPISSIKLSLQLLEKPNTGSINEEQKQLIDSIKDDSQRLLKITGELLDLAQLETGNIKLNIGQCSPYKVIEYAIEAVKVQAEQKQIELIIESEPNLVDIKADSEKTTWVMINFLTNAIRYSYEKSSITVKLKKEKNQIVFEVVDTGKGIDSHYKSKVFDKFFQIPGSHKSGTGLGLSISKEFIEAQNGTIGVESELGLGSSFWFKLVKA; encoded by the coding sequence ATGAAAATTAAAACAAAATTAAATCTGGGTGTTGGATTATTATTTTTAATGATAATTATTCTTTCATTAGTAAGCGCCTTTTATATTTTTTTGATAAAAGAGGACACTGAAAATATTTTGAAAGCAAATTATAACACATTAGAATATTCTAGGAATATGCTGACTTCACTTGATGTGGCAAATGATACTGAAAATAAATCAATTGTTTTTTTTAAAGATAATTTGACAAAGCAAATTGCTAATGTGACCGAAAATGGTGAAGATAAAGCAACAAGAAATTTACAGGAAAGTTTTAACAAGCTAGAAAATAATTGGAATAACGAGACATTAAAAAGTCAGGTGCGCCAAGATATTTTCGCTATTATGAAACTCAATATGGATGCAATGAAACTGAAAGGTGATATTGCAAAGAAAACTGCTGAAACTGCTAATTTTTCTATTGCAATTGTTGGTACACTTTGTTTTTTGATTGCATTTAATTTATTGATTAATTTGCCCAACAATATTGCAAATCCAATTAAAGAATTGACGGAGAGTATTAAACAAATTGCCAATAAAAACTATTTGGAACGCGTGCATTTTCTGAATCATAATGAGTTTGGTGATTTAGCAAAATCGTTTAATACAATGGCAGAGAAGCTCAAGGAATATCATGATAGTAATTTATATAAGTTATCATTTGAGAAGAAACGATTAGAGACTTTGATAAATAATATGCATGACCCAATAATTGGGCTGGATAATCAAGGGACAGTTTTGTTTGTAAATGATGAAGCACTTAAGATTATTGGAATGAAATCTGAAGAGGTAATCGGTGAATTGGCTACCACTTTAGCTTTAAAAAATGACTTGATGAAATCTTTAATTATCAATGATATGGAAAGTACCAAAGCACATCCGATGAAGATTTTTGCCGATGGGAAAGAAAGTTATTTTGATAAAGAGAAAGTTAATATTGCAATTACTCCAACGGGAGAGGACGAATCGATTAATATAGGAGAAGTAATTATTTTACGAAATATAACACTGTTTAAAGAGCTTGATTTTGCAAAAACCAATTTTATAGCAACAGTCTCTCACGAGTTAAAAACACCTATCTCATCAATTAAATTAAGTCTTCAATTATTAGAAAAACCAAATACAGGTAGCATCAATGAGGAGCAAAAACAATTAATTGATAGTATTAAGGATGACAGTCAACGCTTGCTTAAAATTACAGGTGAATTGCTAGACTTGGCACAACTAGAAACAGGTAATATCAAGCTTAATATTGGGCAATGTAGCCCGTATAAAGTAATTGAATATGCGATTGAGGCTGTGAAAGTACAAGCCGAACAAAAACAAATTGAACTTATTATTGAAAGCGAACCCAACCTTGTAGATATAAAAGCTGATTCTGAGAAAACGACTTGGGTGATGATTAATTTCTTGACGAATGCAATTCGGTATTCATATGAAAAAAGTAGCATTACAGTTAAACTAAAAAAAGAAAAAAATCAGATTGTTTTTGAGGTTGTAGATACCGGAAAAGGAATCGATAGTCACTATAAGTCTAAAGTATTCGATAAGTTTTTTCAAATTCCCGGAAGTCATAAATCAGGAACAGGATTAGGTCTATCGATAAGTAAAGAATTTATTGAAGCACAAAATGGAACAATTGGTGTAGAAAGCGAATTAGGACTTGGTAGCTCTTTCTGGTTTAAATTGGTTAAAGCATAA
- a CDS encoding sensor protein KdpD: MDNEKENNVKHFLDLIQKSRKGKFKVYIGMSAGVGKTFRMLQEAHTLLKNGIDVKIGYIETHNRKETHELLDGLPVIPRRSIFYKGKQLEEMDVQAIINLRPEVVIVDELAHTNIEGSKNEKRWQDVLEILESGINVISAVNIQHIESLNQDVKRITNVDVKERIPDNVLRLADEVVNIDLTSEDLIDRLKEGKIYTADKIQTALNNFFKSDQILQLRELALKEVASQVVRKVENEVPKTQALRHEKLLACISSNDKTAKNIIRKTARLASYYNSDWYVLYVQLPKESSDKIALDKQRHLINNFKLATELGAEVIKLASTNITDTILTVVEEKQITTVCIGKPHFNLFKVILATSIFRRLLSRLSLSNVDLVVLS; encoded by the coding sequence ATGGATAACGAAAAGGAAAATAACGTCAAGCACTTCCTTGATTTAATTCAAAAATCCCGTAAAGGAAAGTTTAAGGTCTACATTGGCATGAGTGCTGGTGTAGGCAAAACTTTTCGTATGCTACAGGAAGCGCATACGTTATTGAAAAATGGAATTGATGTAAAAATTGGATACATAGAAACGCATAATCGTAAGGAAACACATGAATTGTTGGATGGTTTGCCTGTTATTCCTCGTCGCTCTATTTTTTATAAAGGGAAGCAATTGGAGGAAATGGACGTGCAAGCCATTATTAATTTGCGACCAGAGGTGGTAATTGTAGACGAATTAGCACATACGAATATAGAAGGGAGCAAGAATGAAAAACGTTGGCAAGATGTTTTGGAGATTTTAGAATCTGGAATAAATGTTATTTCGGCAGTTAATATTCAGCATATTGAAAGTTTAAACCAAGACGTAAAACGAATTACAAATGTTGATGTTAAAGAGCGCATTCCTGATAATGTATTGCGATTGGCAGATGAGGTTGTAAATATCGATTTGACCTCAGAAGATTTGATTGATCGCTTGAAAGAAGGAAAAATTTACACAGCAGATAAAATTCAGACTGCATTAAACAACTTTTTTAAGTCCGATCAAATTTTGCAACTTCGAGAATTGGCTCTTAAAGAAGTAGCGAGTCAGGTTGTTCGAAAAGTAGAAAATGAGGTTCCAAAGACTCAGGCGTTACGACACGAAAAATTATTGGCATGTATCAGTAGTAATGATAAAACAGCAAAGAATATTATTAGAAAAACAGCTCGATTGGCTAGTTATTATAATAGTGATTGGTATGTGTTATATGTACAATTACCAAAAGAAAGTAGTGATAAAATAGCACTTGATAAACAACGCCATTTGATTAATAATTTTAAATTAGCAACTGAACTCGGTGCCGAAGTAATTAAATTAGCAAGTACTAATATTACGGATACGATACTTACTGTTGTAGAAGAAAAACAAATTACAACTGTTTGCATTGGGAAGCCACATTTTAATCTATTTAAGGTAATTTTGGCAACATCAATTTTTAGGCGTTTATTGAGCCGTCTTTCTTTATCGAATGTTGACCTTGTTGTTTTATCTTAA